Proteins encoded by one window of Bacteroidota bacterium:
- a CDS encoding NAD(P)/FAD-dependent oxidoreductase, translated as MLTTDVFILGAGPGGAVASLFLAKEKINCVLADKAIFPRDKICGDALSGKVVEILNRYDKKLVEKLSLDPIQLNCWGVTFVAPNLDELSIPFRNKPKKTDEAREIAPGFISKRIDFDNFLIQEVKTHSSIQFLEGVDISGFEKTKDGYICTSKDGEIIVHTKLVIDASGAHSQFARKIGGLEMEKDHHCAGLRVYYKNVTGMKEGNYIELHFVKDFLPGYFWIFPLANGECNVGVGMRSDYVAKKRINLKEEMNHIIKKYPQLSERFKNAEPVDEIRGYGLPLGSKKRKISGDNYMLIGDAASLIDPFTGEGIGNAILSGYTAAQQVKESLAANDFSASALKKYDEAIYRRLGGELQLSYRMQKLVKYPWLFNFVVRKANRNKTLRETIMVMFEDIDIRDRLRKPSFYFKLLFSR; from the coding sequence ATTTTAACCACAGATGTTTTTATTCTTGGTGCAGGACCGGGAGGTGCGGTTGCTTCGCTTTTTTTAGCTAAGGAAAAGATCAATTGTGTATTGGCGGATAAGGCGATATTTCCCCGCGATAAGATCTGTGGTGATGCATTGAGCGGAAAGGTGGTGGAGATATTAAATCGTTACGATAAAAAATTGGTGGAAAAACTTTCGTTGGATCCCATTCAATTAAATTGTTGGGGAGTGACATTTGTTGCACCAAATCTTGATGAACTGAGCATCCCCTTCCGCAATAAACCTAAAAAAACAGATGAAGCCAGAGAAATCGCTCCGGGTTTTATTTCGAAAAGAATCGATTTTGATAATTTTTTAATTCAGGAAGTTAAAACTCATTCTTCCATTCAATTTTTGGAAGGCGTGGATATTTCCGGTTTTGAAAAAACAAAGGATGGATATATCTGCACATCCAAGGATGGAGAAATTATTGTCCACACAAAATTAGTGATAGATGCAAGCGGTGCACATTCGCAATTTGCAAGAAAAATTGGCGGTTTGGAAATGGAAAAGGATCATCACTGTGCCGGATTGCGGGTTTATTATAAAAATGTGACAGGTATGAAGGAAGGAAATTATATTGAATTACATTTTGTGAAAGATTTTCTTCCAGGATATTTCTGGATATTTCCTTTGGCAAATGGTGAATGCAATGTTGGGGTGGGAATGCGGTCAGATTATGTTGCAAAAAAACGCATCAACCTAAAAGAAGAAATGAACCATATCATAAAAAAATATCCACAGCTCAGCGAACGTTTTAAGAACGCAGAACCTGTGGATGAAATAAGAGGATATGGATTGCCGCTCGGCAGTAAAAAAAGGAAGATCAGCGGAGATAATTATATGTTAATTGGTGATGCAGCAAGTTTGATAGATCCGTTTACCGGGGAGGGAATTGGCAACGCAATATTAAGTGGATACACTGCAGCCCAGCAGGTAAAGGAAAGTCTGGCAGCAAATGATTTTTCGGCATCTGCATTAAAAAAATATGACGAGGCAATTTACCGCCGTTTGGGTGGAGAATTGCAATTGAGTTATCGCATGCAAAAACTCGTTAAGTACCCTTGGTTATTCAATTTTGTGGTGCGAAAAGCGAACAGAAATAAAACTTTACGCGAAACAATTATGGTAATGTTTGAAGATATCGACATTCGCGATCGTTTGAGAAAACCTTCATTTTATTTCAAATTGTTATTTTCGAGGTAA